The Flammeovirga pectinis genomic interval AACAGGTTCAGTTTCACAAGCGAATGCTAAAGCTACAGATTTACTGTTGTCAGCACTTGAATATACAAATACTTGACCTTCAGTTGTTTCTCTGTCAGCTCTCTTAGCAGCTAATTTTTGTCCTTTTTTACGAAGGATTTCAACTGCTTTGTCGATATCGCCTTCAGCTTCTTGGAGTGCTTTTTTGCAGTCCATCATACCCGCACCAGTAATAGTACGTAGCTCTTTAACGTCTTTTGCTGTGATAGCCATCTCTCTGATTTAAAAGAAAGGTTGAAAAAGGGTAGAAAATTCTACCGAAAATTTATACAAACGAACCCGCAAGGTACAGAAGTACAGTGCGGGCTCGATTAAAAACTCATCAATAAGTTAAAACTTATTTAGAAGCTTTTTGATTAGCAGCTTTTCTAATAGATAAACCACCTTTCACTTTAGCTTTTAATTCAGCCATCTCTGTACGGATAGCTTCAAGAGCTGCAGTGTCGCGCTCAGCTTTCTTCTGTTTGAAGATGTCGCCTTGCTTCACTCTTAAATCGTGAAGTTTAGCTTCAAGCTCTTTGATATCTTTAATATCCATTTTATTCAAATTTTAAAGGTAAACGAGGAAGAATTACTCTTTAGTTGCTTCGTCAGCCGCTTTTTTCTCTGCTACAGCAGCAGCACTAGCAGCTTCGTCACGCTCTTTCTTACGCTCGCCAATTCCTTCTTCGATTGCAGAACCAACAGCACCCATAATAGCACTTACTGATTTGAATGCATCGTCATTTGCAGGAATAACGAAATCAACACCCTCAGGGTTAGAGTTCGTATCAACCATTGCATAAACAGGAATACCTAATTTTTGAGCTTCTTTTACAGCGATAGACTCACGCTTAACATCTACGATGAAAAGTGCAGCCGGAAGACGAGTTTGGTCAGCAATACCGCCCAATACTCTTTCCAATTTCTCACGCTCACGTTGCATCATAAGACGCTCACGCTTTGCAAGAGAAGTGTACTCCTCGCTCTTCATTAATTTGTCAATAGATGACATTTTTTTCAATGACTTACGTACAGTTTGGAAGTTGGTAAGCATACCACCTAACCAACGTTCTGTAACGAAAGGCATTTTCAAACGTGCAGCCTCTTGCGCAACGATGTCTTTTGCTTGTTTTTTAGTAGCAACAAACATCACTTTACGACCAGACTTCACAATATTTTTTAAAGCACTTTGTGCTTGCTCTAAAGCTGTCTTTGTTTTGTTCAGGTCAATGATGTGGATACCATTGCGCTCCATGAAAATGTAAGGAGCCATTTTAGGATTCCACTTTCTGGTCAAGTGACCAAAGTGAACACCTGCGTCAAGCAGTTCTTTGTATTCTAAATTTTTCATTGTTTCTAACAAGTAGATTGTTTTGAAAAACGTATTTACGTAGTGCGGCAGATAGTCTTGAATAAGACCATCCAAAGCCGGCACATATGCAAAATCCGCTGATTAACGTTTTGAGAATTGGAATTTTCTTCTCGCTTTTCTGCGACCTGGTTTCTTTCTTTCCACCATACGAGGGTCACGAGTTAAGAAACCTTCCGGTTTCAATGTCAATCTGTGTTCTGCGTTGATTTCGCAAAGCGCTTTAGAGATCGCTAAACGTACAGCTTCCGCTTGTCCGTTAATACCACCACCTTGAACGTTTACGTCAATATCGTACTTGCCAGACTCATTAGTCAATTCTAATGGTTGTTGCACTTTGATTTGCAAAACCTCAGATGGGAAATAATCCGCAAACTCACGTTTGTTGACAGTAATCTTTCCTTCACCTTGAGACAGGTAAATTCTTGCTACAGAAGTTTTTCTTCTGCCTGAAGTGTTAATTACTTCCATCACTTAATTTTATTAAAGTTCAATTTTTTTAGGTTGTTGAGCTTCGTGTTTGTGCTCGCCACCTGCATATACATACAAGTTACGGTATAAATCACGCCCCAAACGTCCTTTCGGCAACATGCCTTTAACTGCATTCTCTACTAATCGAGTAGGAAATTTTGCTTTCATTTCTGTTGCAGTTCTTGATTTTAAACCACCTGGGTATCCTGAGTAGCGTAAGTAAACTTTCGCATCCCATTTTTTACCAGTAAGGTTCACTTTTTCTGCGTTGATAACAACTACGTTATCTCCACAGTCAACATTAGGAGTAAAGCTTGGCTTCTTTTTGCCACGTAAGTACATAGCAATTTCAGTAGCCAAACGACCCAATGTTTTACCTTCTGCGTTAAACAAAACCCACTCTTTTTGAGCAGTAACTTTGTTCACTGTTGCAGTTTTGTAACTGAGTGTATCCACTGTGATTCTTCGTTTTAGAAAAATTATAACTAGAAGCACTTACATAACTGAAATACAGTTATTTGCAAACACTTCGACCTGAACACGCATTACGGGTTAACGTAAGCGACGGGCAAAGGTAGAATATTATTTTATGATTACCAACACTTTAGCAATCATATATCTCTAAACAAATCCAAAGTAGGTGTTAAAATTAAAGCACTCATTGTTGAAAATGAGTGCTTTAATTTTATTATCATGTTATTAATGGTAGTTTTTATTGAATTGAAACCGTTTTAGTCCAACTTCCAAACCTTGGGCTACTTGAACATTTTATATTTTGATTTGGATAATAAAAGTTATAATTAATTGAAAATTTAAAATAATCTAAAATAGTAGGGGAGTATTTTGATCTCCATCATTCACTTCTGCAGTAACAGTATATGTAACATCAAAAGTATAAATTGAGTAACCATTATCATCTTTAATATAAGTATGTTTTGTGATGATGAAACCTTCTTTAGAAGTATGCGGTAATGGAAGTAATATATCATCATTAACAGCTTGTATACCTCCTTCTTGGATTGTAGTTGAAAAACTTATATCATTAAATGGAATTTTTGATTTTAATAAGCCAGTTACTCTAAAAGTAGATTTATCTGAAGCAGTTAGAGGAACATTACTACTATCAAACTCTATTAAATATGGAGTATCTATAACTTTTACTTTTTGAATTATATCAGCAGTCTCTCCTTTGTCTGTAAAAGCTGTAAAACGAATTTCAGTATCACCTTTTTCGTATGGTGCTACTGCTTTATATTCATAAGTAGCTTGATCTTGATATACATTATCCGGGTCTTTAGAGAGTTTTTCTCCACAATCATTATAACTTGTAAATGAACTAATAGGCTCATTACTAGTTGTTGTTGCTTTTACATTAAGGCTGATTGTATCTAAAGGATATACCTCTAAAATTTCTTGTTGGTTTTCAATCTCAATAGTTGGATCACTAGATGTAATAATATTATCATCTCCAGAACTACAGGAGATAACAATAGAACTTAAAAGTAGAAGAGTTAATAGATTGCTTTTCATAATTTAGGTTATTTTTGAATTTGAGATTAAGAAGAATTTACTAGTTCAAATTATAAAAAAAAGGACATATTTCAATTGAAATATGCCCTTTTGAAGTAATTAATTAAAATTTACCAAGTAAATAGAGGGAACTTACGCATCCACTCATTTATCTCAGATTTTACTTTATTAATTTCTTCTTCATTTTCGTGATTCATTAAAACTCTGTCAATGAAATCAACTATTTTGCCCATATCACTTTCTTTCAAACCACGAGTTGTAACCGCAGCAGTACCAATACGCATACCTGAAGTAACAAATGGAGATTTGTCATCAAAAGGAACCATATTTTTGTTGATAGTAATATCAGCTTTTATTAATGTATTTTCAGCGATCTTACCAGTTAAACCTTTCGAACGTAAGTCGATTAGCATTAAGTGGTTATCTGTACCTCCAGAAATGATATCATAACCTTTAGCAATAAAGTGTTTTGCCATTTCTTGAGCATTTGCTTGAACTTGAGTTACATACTCACCATATTCTGGAGATAATGCTTCGCCAAATGCAATTGCTTTAGCAGCAATAACGTGCTCTAAAGGACCACCTTGAGTTCCTGGGAATACACCAGAATCTAATAAAGAAGACATCATACGAGTTTTTCCTTTAGGTGTTTTTAAACCCCAAGGATTTTCGAAATCTTCTCCCATCATAATAATTCCACCTCTTGGTCCACGTAATGTTTTGTGGGTAGTAGAAGTTACGATATGACAGTATTTGATAGGATCATCAAGTTTACCTTTTGCAATTAACCCTGAAGGATGAGAAATATCGGCTAATAAAAGAGCACCAATTTCGTCAGCAACTTCACGTAATTTCTTGTAATTCCACTCACGAGAGTAAGCAGAAGCACCAGCAATAATTAATTGAGGCTTTTCTTTACGAGCAGTTTCAACAACTTTATCCCAATCGATAAGACCTGTTTCTTGTTCTACTCCGTAAAAAGAAGGACTATAAAGTTTTCCTGAGAAGTTTACAGGAGAACCGTGAGTTAAGTGACCACCGTGAGATAGGTCAAATCCTAAAATTTTATCACCTGGTTTTAATACTGCTAACATAACAGCAGCATTAGCTTGTGCACCAGAGTGAGGTTGAACGTTAGCCCAAACTGCACCAAACAGTTCTTTTAGGCGGTCGATAGCAAGGTTTTCTACCTCATCTACTACTTCACAACCACCATAATAACGCTTGCCAGGTAAGCCTTCTGCGTATTTGTTTGTTAATACACTTCCCATAGCTTCCATAACCTGCTCAGATGCAAAATTCTCTGAAGCGATTAATTCAATACCAGAAAGTTGTCTTTCTTTTTCGCGATCTATAAGATCAAAGATGATTTCATCTCTTTTCATGGCTAAAAAAGTGGTTTTGTTTGTTTAATAGTTGAATTTATTCCTATTGAAAAATAGGAGGTTGTACCTTTAGACGCGCTAAACTACTAAATTTCAATGTGCCATTAAGAGATTTAGTAAAAAAAGATCAATTTAATAATATTATTTTTTGATTTAGACCCTTTTTACTAATAAAATCATAATATATAGTGCTTAAAAACAGAAAAATCATCAAAAAGAATTATTCGATTCTTTTTGATGATTTTAATTCAATCTGATAATTTTATATCAAAATTTAATCGTACAAATGGCTAATTTTCACAAGGCCATCAGGATTAATAATTTTAATACTTCTTTTATTAATCTCAATTAATTTCTCGTGTTTAAATTCAGAGATGATACGTATTGCAGTTTCTTTAACTGTACCTACCAATCCTGCTAAATCTTCACGAGTAAGAGTGATTTGTTCTTTGTCTTCAAAGGCCTTATCTAAGAGTAATAATGCCTCAGCAATTCGTCCACGCACAGGTTTGTAAGCAATGTCAGTCAGTTTTGATTCTGCACTGTCAATTACTTCGCATAATAAATGGACAATTTGTTGGTAAAACTCTACATTTTCATGGAGAATCTCCATAAAAATAGCTTTTGGAATAAGACAAATTGATGAGTCTTCAATGGCAATTGCGGATGCTCTATAACGTCCGCCTTTGATAAGAGACTTGTAGCCTACAAAATCACCAGGTTTGGCAATTCGTAAAATCTGTTCTTTTCCGTTACTGCCGAGCTTAGTAACTTTAACTAAACCTTCGCTAATACAATACACTCCTGTAGGCATCGATTCTTCTTGGAAAATCGGTTGCCCTTTTTTAAAGTAGTGACATGTATGAGGCTGAAGTTTATCAAGTTGCTCAGCAGTAAGACAAGAAAATAAAGATTGGCTTCCCTTAGCTTTTAAAGCGCAAGAGGGTTGTACCAATTTCATCTTTTTAGTGTGTAAGTGGATAATTCTGATAAAAGCGATTTAAAAGTACTATCAAAATCACAGATTTACTAAAAAAAATGACATTAGTTACTTTTTTACATAAAAAAACACAGCCGAGTGCAATAAATGCTCCCGACTGTGCGCTTTTATCAGAATTATCCATTGCAAATGTAAATGTTGTTTATCAACTTGTGTATGATATAAGTTTTCCTCAATAATGAGAGAAGTCATTATTGAGGACTTTTTTAGCAAACGATTCATAATTTTTCTTACTACTATGTACAAATTTCTATTGAGCGGTATACTATTATACTGTTTATCGTTTTTTACGATTCCGCTATTTTCTCAAAGTATTATTTATCAGGATTTTTCTCAACCAACCAATTTGTTAGGTGGTTCTACCTCTACAGGTAATATTCCAGAAGGGTGGTTTATGCAAACTAATGATGGTTATTTTCAATTAAATAGCACTTCTGGGACAGGACAACGCACTGTTTACGCATTGTCTCCTCATGAAATCTTGATAAATGATTATCCGGATACCTTAATTTGGGAATTTAGTTTTCAACACAATTTTTCGGTCTCTACCAATTTACAGAAAACTAATTATTCATCTTTTATTCTGATGAGTGATTCATTGTCTTATCTAAATGGTAATTATTTATCAGTTAAAGTTGCAGATCAGATTTATTTTTTATCAAATGATAGCTTAATTATTAAGGCACCTATTCAGTCTTTAAATTCTGAATGGAATCATTTAAAAATTATTTTTGATGGAAATTCTGAATGGAGTGTTATTACAGACTTCTCTGATTCAGTTTCAATTCAGCATGAGCCATTGTCAGATTCATTTTTTACAGGCTTTTCTTCACATTTTACTTCAGCAGCTAGAGGTCAACATTTTTTATATGATGATTTCTATTTAGATCATTTTTTAAAAGCATTAGATCATGAAGTACCGATTTTAGAAAAGATAAACTTTTCTGGTGATTCGATCATTCAATTTATCTTTAATGAAGAATTAGCCACAAATTGTATTTCAGACCTTAGTATTGATGGAATAGCAACATCTATTTATTTAAATATTGATACACTTTTTTGTGAGTTTCCATCAGGACTAGAAATTGATGAAAATTATAATTTCACCATTAATAATGTATGTGATTTATCAGGGAATAATACTTCTATAACTTCTAATTTTCTTTTTGAAGATTTAATACCTCCGGTAATTATTTCTATAAACTCCATAAATGCATATTCATTTTGGATTAATTTTTCTGAAGAAATCAACAGTTTAGCTTCTGAAAATATTTTTATAAAGTGGAAAGAGGAAGAAATATCAATAGATAATTATTCATTTTCTAACAATGATTCTTCTTCAATTTTTATCATATTATCTGCACCTTTACCAGAAAATGAAATAGTTGAATTAAGAATAAATGATTTATCTGACTATAAAAATAATATAAGTACCTCTTCTTTTTTCTTTGAGTTTGATACACAATTACCAAGGTTAATAGATTTTACGATTAATACTTCGAACAAGATTACCTTAAATTTCAATGATGAATTAGATAAGATCGAAGCTATTGATATTTTTAATTATGCCTTGATTAATGAAGAAATACATCCTTCTCAAGTTTTTTGTAATGATAGTTCTGTACAATTATTTTTTGATAGTACATTTTTTATTGAACAAGAGACTTACGGTTTATCCATCAGAAATTTGAAAGATAAATCAGGTAATTCTTTAAAGAAGAAGAATATTTATTTTCAATACGATACAATTCCTCCATTATTAACATCTGTACAATATTATTCTGACAGCCTTTTACTTCAATTTTCAGAACCTGTTCTACAAAATGTAGTAGTTGAGGTAAATGGGAGAGCAGTTGACTATCAAAAAAATAGTTGTCCAAGCGATATTTTATCTATCAATGTTATTGATTTAGCTTCTATAGCTCATATACAATTATTTAATTTAGAAGATGAAAATGGTAATCTAACAGATAGTATATCTCAAAAAATTAAAGAAGA includes:
- the rpsB gene encoding 30S ribosomal protein S2, whose amino-acid sequence is MKNLEYKELLDAGVHFGHLTRKWNPKMAPYIFMERNGIHIIDLNKTKTALEQAQSALKNIVKSGRKVMFVATKKQAKDIVAQEAARLKMPFVTERWLGGMLTNFQTVRKSLKKMSSIDKLMKSEEYTSLAKRERLMMQREREKLERVLGGIADQTRLPAALFIVDVKRESIAVKEAQKLGIPVYAMVDTNSNPEGVDFVIPANDDAFKSVSAIMGAVGSAIEEGIGERKKERDEAASAAAVAEKKAADEATKE
- the rpsI gene encoding 30S ribosomal protein S9, encoding MEVINTSGRRKTSVARIYLSQGEGKITVNKREFADYFPSEVLQIKVQQPLELTNESGKYDIDVNVQGGGINGQAEAVRLAISKALCEINAEHRLTLKPEGFLTRDPRMVERKKPGRRKARRKFQFSKR
- the rplM gene encoding 50S ribosomal protein L13, coding for MDTLSYKTATVNKVTAQKEWVLFNAEGKTLGRLATEIAMYLRGKKKPSFTPNVDCGDNVVVINAEKVNLTGKKWDAKVYLRYSGYPGGLKSRTATEMKAKFPTRLVENAVKGMLPKGRLGRDLYRNLYVYAGGEHKHEAQQPKKIEL
- a CDS encoding serine hydroxymethyltransferase, producing the protein MKRDEIIFDLIDREKERQLSGIELIASENFASEQVMEAMGSVLTNKYAEGLPGKRYYGGCEVVDEVENLAIDRLKELFGAVWANVQPHSGAQANAAVMLAVLKPGDKILGFDLSHGGHLTHGSPVNFSGKLYSPSFYGVEQETGLIDWDKVVETARKEKPQLIIAGASAYSREWNYKKLREVADEIGALLLADISHPSGLIAKGKLDDPIKYCHIVTSTTHKTLRGPRGGIIMMGEDFENPWGLKTPKGKTRMMSSLLDSGVFPGTQGGPLEHVIAAKAIAFGEALSPEYGEYVTQVQANAQEMAKHFIAKGYDIISGGTDNHLMLIDLRSKGLTGKIAENTLIKADITINKNMVPFDDKSPFVTSGMRIGTAAVTTRGLKESDMGKIVDFIDRVLMNHENEEEINKVKSEINEWMRKFPLFTW
- a CDS encoding Crp/Fnr family transcriptional regulator; amino-acid sequence: MKLVQPSCALKAKGSQSLFSCLTAEQLDKLQPHTCHYFKKGQPIFQEESMPTGVYCISEGLVKVTKLGSNGKEQILRIAKPGDFVGYKSLIKGGRYRASAIAIEDSSICLIPKAIFMEILHENVEFYQQIVHLLCEVIDSAESKLTDIAYKPVRGRIAEALLLLDKAFEDKEQITLTREDLAGLVGTVKETAIRIISEFKHEKLIEINKRSIKIINPDGLVKISHLYD